The Enterobacter kobei genome has a segment encoding these proteins:
- the lolE gene encoding lipoprotein-releasing ABC transporter permease subunit LolE, with amino-acid sequence MASPLSLLIGLRFSRGRRRGGMVSLISVISTIGIALGVAVLIVGLSAMNGFERELNNRILAVVPHGEIEPVNQPWTHWSDALNKVEKVPGIAAAAPYINFTGLVESGVNLRAIQVKGVNPAQEERLSALPKYVQNGAWANFKAGEQQIIMGKGVADALKVKQGDWVSIMIPNASADHKLQQPKRVRLHVTGILQLSGQLDHSFAMVPMEDARQYLDMGDSVTGIAIKVNDVFNANKLVRDAGSVTNNYVYIKSWIGTYGYMYRDIQMIRAIMYLAMVLVIGVACFNIVSTLVMAVKDKSGDIAVLRTLGAKDGLIRAIFVWYGLLAGLFGSLCGVVIGVVVSLQLTPIINGIEKLIGHQFLSGDIYFIDFLPSELHWLDVFYVLVTALLLSLLASWYPARRASRIDPARVLSGQ; translated from the coding sequence ATGGCTTCACCGTTATCGTTACTCATCGGGTTACGCTTTAGCCGCGGTCGCCGTCGCGGCGGCATGGTGTCGCTCATCTCCGTCATCTCGACCATCGGTATTGCGCTGGGCGTGGCGGTGTTGATTGTCGGCCTGAGCGCCATGAACGGCTTCGAGCGCGAACTGAATAACCGCATTCTGGCGGTGGTACCGCACGGGGAAATCGAGCCGGTTAACCAGCCCTGGACCCACTGGAGCGATGCGCTCAACAAAGTAGAGAAAGTCCCGGGCATCGCTGCTGCCGCGCCCTATATCAACTTTACCGGGCTGGTGGAGAGCGGGGTAAACCTGCGTGCCATCCAGGTGAAAGGGGTGAACCCTGCCCAGGAAGAGCGTCTGAGCGCGCTGCCGAAATATGTGCAGAACGGCGCGTGGGCAAACTTTAAGGCCGGCGAGCAGCAGATCATCATGGGCAAAGGCGTTGCAGATGCCCTGAAGGTGAAGCAGGGCGACTGGGTGTCGATCATGATCCCGAACGCCAGCGCCGATCACAAATTGCAGCAGCCGAAACGCGTGCGCCTGCACGTCACCGGTATTCTTCAGCTGAGCGGTCAGCTTGACCATAGCTTTGCGATGGTGCCGATGGAAGATGCGCGGCAGTATCTCGACATGGGCGACAGTGTGACGGGCATTGCCATTAAGGTGAACGACGTCTTTAATGCCAACAAACTGGTACGCGACGCGGGCAGCGTGACCAATAACTATGTTTACATCAAAAGCTGGATCGGCACTTACGGGTATATGTACCGTGATATCCAGATGATCCGCGCGATTATGTATCTGGCGATGGTGCTGGTGATTGGCGTCGCGTGCTTTAATATCGTCTCGACGCTGGTGATGGCAGTCAAGGACAAGAGCGGTGACATTGCCGTGCTGAGAACGCTCGGGGCGAAAGACGGTCTTATTCGCGCCATCTTCGTCTGGTACGGTTTGCTGGCAGGATTGTTCGGCAGCCTTTGTGGCGTGGTGATTGGCGTGGTGGTTTCCCTGCAGCTGACGCCAATTATCAACGGCATTGAAAAGCTTATTGGTCACCAGTTCCTGTCGGGTGATATCTATTTTATTGACTTCCTGCCGTCTGAATTGCACTGGCTGGACGTTTTTTATGTGCTGGTTACAGCACTTTTACTGAGTCTGCTGGCAAGCTGGTATCCGGCGCGTCGCGCAAGCCGAATTGATCCGGCGAGGGTATTAAGTGGCCAGTAA